The genome window acgcaggcgggctggctgcgcaggtgtgtctcggggagcatggggccgaggagcacgacgcagacgggctggacaggctggccgcgcaggtgtgtctcgggggcatgtagtagaggagcacgacgcaggcgagctggccgcgtaggtgtgtctcggggacatgaagccgaggagcacgacgcaggagggcaggccgcgcaggtgtggcttcgggcatcatgcggccgagtagcacgatgcaggcgggcaggtcgcgcaggtgtggtctcgggcaacatgcggccgagtagcacgacgcaggcgggcaggtcgcgcaggtgtggtctcgggcagtatggggccgaggagcacgacgcaggcgggctggccgcgtaggtgtgtctcgaggagcatggggccgaggagcacgacgcaggcgggctggccgcgcaggcatgtCTCGGGGGCATGcaaccaaggagcacgacgcaggcaggcagcgcaggtgtggtctcaggcaacaagcggccgagtagcacgacgcaggtcgcgcaggtgtggtctcgggcaacatgcggcctagTAGCATGACGCAGGCTGAGGcagggcttagatttcttttcatgaggactacatTGGGTAGCCACCGTCGGTGCTTGACCTCTCTTATGGAGCCCGCGGTCGGGAGTCGTCCCTCCTCCTCACGACCGCCCAGGCCTCCGctgcgatgtaccggttagcgTGCTGGGGAATCTATGGCACCGTGGTGGGAGGTTGCTCCGCGAGGGActagaggaatctggaaggtcgcaggcctatcataaacgcctaCACTAgatgagaggggtgagtgtccggtaggccccggatttgcgtggcaaaacgatccacaaaatgggagaggggctcgtcctccattTGTTTGAGTCCAAGGAGCAGTGTTGCGGAAGGCTTCGGTCGTGCATAGGCCacaaagtggagctcgaagtccttgacgagctggtcgaaggaagcgaTCGTTCCGATCTTTAAGCCGTCGTACCACGCGTGGGCTggccctctcagagtggtaggGAATGCTCTACACATCAaggcatcagaggttccgtatagcgctatttgggcgcgaaaagcagctacatggtccaccgggtcggtggagccatcgtaagcgtcgAGAGATGGGAGTtggaagtccggggggactgtctgatcctgtatctcgggcgtgaagggagacccttggtgtgcgtcctccctTAGCTCTCTCTTGGACCTGCGGacctctttctgcacctcgtcgagtcgctgaCTGACGAAGCACAATTGGGCCCATAGGGAgtccgaagagagtgcctcggtctccgagcggccgctcgggtttgccatcactggatccccgagtggggtcggtcggacccgaggcgaagtggggggctccggaggtgtcatgtgggcccgaacgggGGCCTTGCGTTGTCGTAGTGGTTCGATCGCAGGCGGGTGCgccggatgagaaacgagcgggataatggtttgcaccatacccattagagctcggacttgacgggcgaggtcctgaaaggcctcgggtgacatgGGCGTCGAGTCGGCGGCGGTGCCGTCGGGCGGCGACAGGCCCAGGTCGTTGAATATCCGCCAATATCGTtctgaggtcgtggcggggtgttcgtcacgatggtcttTGTGCGGGGGATGTTTCCCTGAGGCTTAGGTCGGGTGTGACCTGTCAgccgtgggctcatctgagccgctcAGGTGATCACCTGACATtctgggccctccttctagcgccaaaatgtttgcGTAAacaaactttgagccgtggcctcgaggcCGACGCAGCTCGGTTCGGGtctggacgacggggatctccctcgGGCGTCCCTCGAGCCCGCCGAGGTGGTCGcgtgcggtgtccgatcgggacggggtcgcctATTCCTTcgagcaggaactcctcgcctgcgcgtccggcggggaccttcggcttcgcacctgcacaaaggtcgggccggggtgctcagcccgacccctccgacgatcaagtcagatgatagtggagggggtttcagatgaagaagtgtttttttgtatctcctctcctctcccttcCCGTTCAAAATGCgagagtatttatagggaagcttgctgtttcctgatgtgcccgcttgcagggggcaggctgatagcgtctgacattggtgttgGCGTAGCGTGAAGAACCGGGCCTGAGTAGGCGTTTAATGCGCCTCGACTGGCGTTCTAGTCCGTTTGACCGGGTGCTGTCGCgttgatcgaggcgtgaggcatcatctgacgtcagccgagtcttatcataattactatcctcatcaataaTCATGATCGAtcgataaaataatattaatttcgaataatatatctaaaatatttaagtttaaatttataataatgcATTCATCAGATTCTAGTTTTATCCTACTTTCAATATAAAACTAAATCATAATATTATAATGCCCCAtttctaataatatttaaatataataaaaatatattttttataaaaaatattataaaataataatattataatatcccccatttaaaatattataaataatttaaaattaattttataataatagattcaacaaaatttaatTTTATCTTACTTTCGATGAGAAACTAAATCATAATATCACAATATCCCTGTTGAAGATCTTGACAACATACATCAAACCTAAGATTTAATATGATATATATGAGGTATAGTCTTGTGATGACTCAATATTCTCTGACCAGTTTACGAGTAATCATTTTTAATCTTTTACTTTGGTTTAATATTATATGGACTTCGATATTAACTATCAATTAACTTCTATTTTAGATATGCTCTTTAAAGACGATATACAATTATCTCGGATTATAAATCACTTAGATTTTGATTTCACAAAAAAGAATGTTCCAATGCAGCCACATCAATCAAGGATTTGACAAGCCATGCTAAATAGAACAATGTTTCCATCGTTAATATCTCGTCCCGAATGGAACCCATCGTCGATCACTTGATTTCGAGCTCCGCCTCCGATATCAGCACCGCCGGCCGTTCTCTGTGCCTGAACATCGGGACGCCGAGCTTGTAGGCCATCGGCGCAGGTGCTTCCGCTTGCCATCCGAGGAACGAGTAGCTTGGCACGACcgccggcgccggcgccggcgccgCCGTCGGAGAGCTGGGGAGGAAGCCGGACACCAGCAGAAGGGCCACGATGACGAGAGCCTTGGCCATCCTTGCTGCGGGCACAGAGGGGCTTGGAGAAACGCACCAGGGGGAGATGACCCCGGTTCTCATTTAGAGGTCGCGGCCATGACCTATTATTACCGTGAGGCAGCGCCAGTTGTGTGGCTGAGGACTCGGTCTCTGTCTCTGTGGCTGTTTCTGCTGTTGCCGTTACCTGAGTGCTTGACATGACTGAGTGCTTGACATTGCCGTTAAGCCAATACGTCCTTAACACTTGCGAACTCgtctgttattattattatataggaAGACATTTATACGTATGGGATGTACTTTCACTGTCGAATGTTCTCTTCTGGGAGGAGTCTTCGCCGTTCCCCGCCTGCTTCGAGggttcggaggaggaggaggaggaggcgagacGAGAGAAAGAGGGAGCGAGGGCGAAGGCGTTAGGGTTTCCAGTTACGGGGATGTGGGCGATGTCAGACGAGAAGCCACCAGCGGAGATCTGCAAGGGCGTGAATGGGTTCGACAAGGCCGTGCTCAGGGAGGACAATCGAAGATCGGCCGAGGTCTGATCCGACTCTCCCTCTTGTTCCCTCGCTGGCTTGAGTACTTTTCGCTGTTTTTGTTTCCTCTTTGTTGTTTATCATGCTGGAGTTTGCAATACTAATTTTGTTCGAGATCGTTGCCTGCGGCCTTCTTAAAATGGGGATGGATATGATTCGTCGATCTGATACCGGATTTTCCGAGGGACTATGCCGAATGCTTTGTATCTTTGAGCAACTTCATCCTTTTGGTGTCAATTCCTGGGATATTGGATACGGTGCCGTGCTTTATGTGTTCAACCGGAAGTTGTATTGTCGTCAATGCTTTATGGCAAACCATTTTGTGTTGATTTCTATTGAGTTGGTCTAAATAGAGACAAGAAAAGAGGTGCAGAATAGTTCACTCTAGGAATGGTTGAATGGTTGATCCAATATGGTGAAGTAGCAAAAGGATTAAAAGATGTAGATTTGCTAGCTATGTTTTTCAGGTCTCTATACTTGGTCCACGCAGAAGCATCTTCTAATCCTGGTTATCATCTTTCAATCAACCTGTCATGCTATAGTCTTCCAACTTGCTATTTTCTCCATTTCTGCTTAGTAGACAACTGAAATAAGCTGCTCTGGAAATGTTGTGTGGTATAGTCTTACATATGCTAGAATATAGTTAAATTTTATCAAGGATGCTATTGTTCATAATGATAAGACTATCTGCTCTGGAAATGTTGTGTGGTAGTCTTACATATGCTTGAATATGGTTAAATTTTATCAAGGACATTATGTTCATAATGGTAAGACTATTCGTCTAACTTTTTGGGCAACTAAAACCTTTAATTAATTATAGATTAGGTGTTATAAATAGAAGTAGGGTTCTTCTATCTTTTAGCTGTCTGTCTTCTTATTCCATCAATGGAATAGGGCTTAAGTCATTAAGCCATGTGTGTCAGCAAGCCTCATGGATTTGTGGATCGATGGTTGTGATCTTATTTAAGAGGCGTTTTGGTTCTATTTCAAGTATCATTTCTACTTCAAGAAAGTTTGAAACTTTGCCCACCATGTTGGCACATTGATCACAAGGCAATTATAGATACTTAGATGTTGCAATGCTCAATTAGTATTATGGATGTTGTTGGTTGAGCAAGGATCTTCTGTTGACAATTGTTTGCAATTCTCAAATAGTACATTGCAGCCGACTAACACAAACATCCTAATTTTGGAGTTGAACCTGTTCCGGTCGCTGCTTTGGTTGGAATTGACGGGGACAATATACCAGGCAACACTTGTCACGGGgaaatgaaaaagaagaaaataatagtaAGGGATGGTTTTCAGGGAAAAGGGGTAAAAAGGAAACTAGAGTGGAACATAATTGTGACCTTTGGGTTGCTTGCCGCTGAAACCTTCTTTAATCTCAACTAACAAGGCCTCATTACCATAGCATGATAGTGGAATCTATTACCATCTTAGACTCAAGGATGGTTGTACTTGGCTTTCCTCATTTTCTTCTAAGCCATTTTGAAGCCTCCAAAAGTTATAACATGGGGAAAACCCAATATGCTTCCTCAAGAATGACATTCTTCTTATTGTATTtgttattccttttttttttcctgttgctGGATTTATTTATAATCCTCACCTAATTTAAGAAAAATGCAGTTTGGTAGTCATGGAAACTTCTATCAGCATGAATTTGCTAGAAATAGGCTTTGGAGTATTGACATTGATCCTCCTTTTCCTATAGTTAGCTCCACTATTTTCACTGATTTGATCTTTAACTCCCAAGTGAGAAGATATCAAGATATAGCTTCATAGGGACAATCAGTCAATGGACACCAACTTTTTATTCTATTTGAGCTGTAAGAATGTATGTCAAGTTTGTTTGCTTGATTATACTTTTATCATTCCAATGACTTggtaaattttttatctttgatgactGTAGTTTTTTAAGCTCATTGCACAGTGCTGCTACCTCTTTTTATGCATTTATGATTTTCACCTTAGAATTTTTGCTGACATAACACATATGAAATAGCTGATGAAAAACCATCATCCTTCACATTTGCCTTACACACCCACTTTTCCGATTCTATTATCAGGTaaataatttgaattatctttgctGTTTGAAATTACAATTGGTATTTAAAGATGATTTATCTGACATTGAGAACATCTTATATGTCTTGCAAATTTGATTGGCTGAGGAATCTTATTAGTCTTAGGTTATGAAGGGTGATTTTTTTATTCGTTCTGGTGCCAAAATCATTTTGGGCCTCGACATCAAATTAATGTTTCTATGGAGTGACGGTATTGGGTAAGCTTATAAAAGAATATAATTCTTGTGGATTTGATGACCAGGTTATTTTATGCATTTGGGAAAATATTATCATGGTTTTTGTCAGTGGTATGAAATCTGTGGGAGAAGAAAGCCAAATCTGTGGCAGAATTTGGAGACTGTGAATAAACCATTTGCTATGTGGAGATTACGGTTGTTGAAAGGAACATCACTCTTGAAGTTTGGCAAGGAAATAGAAAGGAACGTTGGAGCTATCTGCTGTTTCTTCTTTATGGTGAGGTTCTGATGTGTAGCTtatcatcacacacacacacacatatatatcctTTAATCACAAAGGGGTATAACATAATTACTGAAGCTGATGGTAGGTTCACAAGGATCTGGGTGATTTTTGATGTGCCTGGAGTGCTTTTGCAGACAGTGATCATTTTGTACAAATGTGATATGACCTTACTCTTCTAGCAGAGATTCATGTTTATTTGATTATGTTCATTTGTTATAGGGTGTGGCACCTGTGGTTGGAACTTGGAAACCTTACCGATTTAAGCTGTAATTGTAATATGCCTGCATGGATTGAGTCACATAGTTACCCTCATGACAGCACAATGGAAGGAAAGATCAATGCGTTCCATCCCAGATTGCTGGGACCTTATTAATTGTTCCTGTTGTTGTCTTAGCTACTGCTTTTTACGTCTTCTCCTATTGCCATTTGTAATAATTAAGATATCAAATCTTTTTGTAAACATCGTTTGTAGCTATTATACAGTTTTAGCTTGACATAAATTATTAGGAGAAATCTATGAGGTGTCgattttcaattttctttttttttttgggtaaatacAGCTTGTCTATAATCATTAAGATATCAGatgatgatttctttttcttCGTACTGGCACAGTTGCTGTGATGTGAACAGATTCAAGATGATGATCATGCCGTTAGTGCCTGTTATTCATTTGGCATCAGATCAGAGTCTTGTGATTCCCAGAATTGAATTGCTACAAACAAACAAAGGGAACACCTGAATTGATCTCAAGTCTATTTCCCATGTCGTAGTGCTCTTCAATATCGTCTATTTCCAGTGGTGGTCAACCATGAAAGCCAATGATTGTTGACGACGTGTATGTGGTTACAAGACGCATTTGGGCACTCCCATGAATCCAATGTACTCACGTTGACCGTTTCCCCACCGAGCTCACGAATCAGACAGCGATCCGAAGACGGATCCTTCCCACCCCGTCAGGCTGAGCCTCGCAAGTCGCACACCCCGTGCGGCGAGCGCACACGGGCGCACGCAGCGGCCAAAGGGGAGCGCAAGCATCGAACGAACGGAAGaagccccccccccccgccccaccAAAGGATAGCCGCGAGCCTTCGTACTGTCACGTTGGTAGATCACCCCAAGCTCTCACCAAGTACTTCCAGCGGGCGAGAGTAAAGGGGGGTGGCGAGGGGGGGTGCAAAACGAAAGATAGCAAGCCCGCTCTATCGATCGACCGACCGATCCCAATTCAAGTCGCTGAGAAAAAGGACAAGGGAAGGAAGAGACGAAGCGAGGGAGGTCGAATTGGATAGCTCCCGATCGAAGCGCTCTCCGAGCTCCGCGGGGTTAGTTCAACTCATTCCCCTCTTCTCCATTCCCCGTCTCCTTGTCGATATggattctcttcttctttttcgttGCCGCGCTTTGGTTCAACTGAGATTCCTTTGAGATCCGGTTGGCTCAGCTTTGGACTCTGCCATCGCAGACCGCAGAGCGTATCGCCGCCCGCTTCCGTCTCAGAATTGCGGCGTTTGACGAGAGTTTTCTTGAGCTACAATGTGCTGAGGTGGGTTTTGATTTTGGTTGTTTCTCGTTGTCTTAGGGTTTTCGATCTCCGTCTTTGAGAATTGCGTCTGCGAGTTAGCGTCTTTGGACGGGTTTTCAACTCGGAGTCTCCGTGTTGAGGGCGCCTTCTTGATCTCGCCTTGCTTTAGGGTTTTCCCGGTGGGAGATGATGTTCGCGCCTGCATTGCTCCCTCTCAGGCGGTCGGCATTGAGGATATGTTCAATTCTCTGTAAAAGAAGGTGCAAACCCTAATCTTGACTGAAACCCAAGATATAGAATAGGATCAGCGGAAGAAGAGGTTAAATTCTTGGTGGTTGTCAATATGGACACTGTTCACTGAGAGATGCAGCCGTTGCCACAGCCGCAGCTTTCGCCACAACCGTCATACTCTCGGACCAACCTCAATGACCTCAAGTCACAGATAGCAAAGCGATTAGGCACGGAGCGAGCACAGCGCTACTTCATCTATCTGAATGGATTGTTATCACAGAAGATGAGCAAGCTCGAGTTCAACAGGCTTTGCCTTCCGACTCTGGGCCATGAGAATCTCCCCTTGCACAATCAACTCATCCGATTGATCCTTGAAAATGCCTGTCGAGCTAAAGTTCCACCACCAGTCAATCAGGAGAAGGGTGTGCAGAAGCCGGTTGTAGATGTACTGAAGAGAACCCCTCAGATCGATGATGGATTCAATTCATTACGTGCCCCGATTACATCGATGCCCAGCTCATCAAATGGCCGGCATGCCAAAGATTACGCAGGCCATCTCGGACCAAATGGGAGAGCAGAGATTGCTTCCTATCAGTTTGTGGCACCTTACGATGAGATTGTCAGCAGGGAGAATGGTGACTTCATTCCATCTGAATCGAGGAGGCTGCAGCATCAGCAAGTTGGTCCTGCAGAGCAACAGGCAAAGAGACCACGGTTGGATAACCCATCACTGCATTACCAGGGTTCTGTGAATGGCAAGGGGTTGGTTGAAGTAGCAACTGTGGACGATCTGGATAGACTGGACCACTTGGACTCCTGCAGAGGATCTCTTCGGGCCCCACTTGGCATTCCATTTTGTTCTGTGAGCACTGGTGGGGCAAGAAGCCGTCCACTGTCAACAGCCGGTGCTAGCAGTGGTGGGTTCGGTAGCATCTATGGTCGTGGTGAACTGTTCCATACTGAGATTTTGAAGAAACGGATGGAGCAAATAACTGAAGCACAGGGATTGGGAGGAGTATCTATGGATTGTGCCAAACTACTAAATAATAGTTTGGATGCTTATTTGAAGCTGCTGATTAGGTCATGTGTTGAGCTAGTTGGAGCAAGAACTGGAAATGGACTAACAAAAAGGCCAGTCTCCAGATTGCAGCTATATAGGAATTCTATTGTTGATAGTTTTGTTGGAAACAATATCAAAATGCAAATTGTAGGTGGACCTTCAGAAGGCACACATGAACTGAAAAACAGCTGCTTGATATCTATGCAGGATTTTAGGGTAGCGATGGAGCTAAATCCACAACAACTTGGAGAGGACTGGCCCTTGCTACTTGAGAAAATATGCATTCGTTCATGTGAAGAATAAGACAAGCCCAGTTAAAGtttttggtttgtgaaaattgTTGGCAGCTGGATTGCTCCGGTGACTGAGAGCTAAAGGTGTCTATGTGGGCATTAAAACTTCTCAGCTTTAGGATACACTTTGGCAGGTTTTGTGGGATCAGAACAAAGAAATTCCATTAGATCCAGGTAAGGAGCAAATGCTCAAACAGCGACACATTTGTTTGACTCATCCcgtcaaaagaaaaagagaatccCAGTTTGACTCACTTGTTGTACATTTAGCGTTTATGAAGGGTGTCTCCAATGGTACCACGAATCTCAAGCATAATTGTAACTCCGAACATGGAGGACCCAAAGGCAGTTTTGCAGGAATTTCATTTGTAACTTCTGTAAGTTCGAAGGTAGCAGTGTGTATTATCAATTGGCAGAATGCTTGGTTGATTTACAAGTGTCATTTCATGAATgctttcatttaaaaaaaaaaaaatgtatttctTACCATTTGGCGATTAAATAGGGGAAgtctgactttttttttttaatgttgctTATTGTGGTTCTATTTTATAAGGAGATGATATTCTCATGTAGTTTTTACATAACACAGCAGATTGAGGAATTAGTATAATGGGGCTTGTTGAAAAACATATCATGCACCAAATGGAGAAATTGGAGTTAACACAGCAAAATCAGATGTCATTTCTATCTCATCCACTTTAAATCCTGTAAACAGTGTTTCTTTTATGTAGTATAGCATTGTGAGGGATTAAAAAAGTGGGGCTCATTAAAAATGGTTTCAGGCACTGGAGCATCTGAGGTAGCAGACAACAAAAACAGATGTGATTAGTGTGCATATCATTGTGCGATGCTGTGTGAACTACAAACTGACTACTAATTTTTCTGTTATTTCTGCTTACAGTTTATTTTTTAGAAGAGAGTATGAGGTATTCTGCCTTGATTTAGCAGGTATGTTTGTCTACATTTTGTACCTTTCTCATCTCTTTGTTTCACCTTGTCTACAGATTTCCTCCCAACACAAAGGGATTGTGTTTTGTCGGTATGTCCTGTTGCGATGTGTGAGATAGGTTAGGGAACTCCAGTATTGTTACTGAAAATTCTTATGTGAAAACTAGGAAATGGTTATAATAAAACGTTGATTTGTCTCTTATTTTATGTTGTTTTTTCCTTGAGACAATTTTCAAACAGCAAGTTGCACTGTCACTGAATACCTAACTGTTTGTATTGTCCAATAAGAAAGGAAACAGTCTCCTAGCCTATATTTTCTCGTACAAATAACTGACTACCTCCTAATGTCAGCTTATTTGTGTTGTCAGTAcaaggagagagagaaaaagggggGCAAAACTTGATCTCACTTGGAGCTGCTAAGTTAGATTTTTTTTCctgtatttattattcttatgatCATTATCACTACTCTGACCTTTCGCTTTCTTTTATCTCTATGCTACTGATGTGAATCACATTATAGTGAATTGCTCTGGTTATTGGTATCACAAATTTGCATCTTCTTTATGACAGTAATAGTTTTTTGCAATATTTATTTAGCTTCACATTTCAGCCAGAC of Musa acuminata AAA Group cultivar baxijiao chromosome BXJ2-3, Cavendish_Baxijiao_AAA, whole genome shotgun sequence contains these proteins:
- the LOC135606952 gene encoding uncharacterized protein LOC135606952, producing the protein MQPLPQPQLSPQPSYSRTNLNDLKSQIAKRLGTERAQRYFIYLNGLLSQKMSKLEFNRLCLPTLGHENLPLHNQLIRLILENACRAKVPPPVNQEKGVQKPVVDVLKRTPQIDDGFNSLRAPITSMPSSSNGRHAKDYAGHLGPNGRAEIASYQFVAPYDEIVSRENGDFIPSESRRLQHQQVGPAEQQAKRPRLDNPSLHYQGSVNGKGLVEVATVDDLDRLDHLDSCRGSLRAPLGIPFCSVSTGGARSRPLSTAGASSGGFGSIYGRGELFHTEILKKRMEQITEAQGLGGVSMDCAKLLNNSLDAYLKLLIRSCVELVGARTGNGLTKRPVSRLQLYRNSIVDSFVGNNIKMQIVGGPSEGTHELKNSCLISMQDFRVAMELNPQQLGEDWPLLLEKICIRSCEE